The genomic segment AAGTGGAAGATGCATCATTTCTCTTTCTTACATGAGGCAGGTATGATCTCTGGGTCCAGATCACAAATATGTACATTAGAAAAACAAGTACAAAACTACGTTTGTGAGGGTCAGGATGAAGACGTTTCTTGATGACTGTGTAATGACGACTGTAACGTTGACTGCAGACAAAGAAGTGAGGGGAaacttaactgttttttttttttttttttaaataacggTAGGTTTATCCTTTACAAAGTCCCAATTTTAGAACATCATTCCCTCTGTTCCATCTTGACTTTTGGGGGCTTAAGGAAGGACCTGTTCTTTTTCTCCTTGCTCTTCTTGCCTTTGGCCTGAAAGGTCCTCCAACTGTCCACACGTCCATCTCTTGTTTCCTGAAAAATGCGATGTAAAAAAGAACAGTCATTTtagaaaaggcaaaagaaatcatgtttttatttgtgaataCTGAAAAGTCACTACAGTCATAGAGAAACACACCTCAAAGTTTTTCTGCCATTCTCTCTCCCGCTTTGCTTTCTCCGCAGCCTCAATTTCTTCCTCTCTCGCCCTTTTT from the Plectropomus leopardus isolate mb unplaced genomic scaffold, YSFRI_Pleo_2.0 unplaced_scaffold21788, whole genome shotgun sequence genome contains:
- the LOC121965825 gene encoding dnaJ homolog subfamily C member 8-like; this translates as YKQAVYKQTMKLFAELEIKRKEREAKDMHERKRAREEEIEAAEKAKREREWQKNFEETRDGRVDSWRTFQAKGKKSKEKKNRSFLKPPKVKMEQRE